The genomic segment ATGGTCAATCTAATGTTATTGTTATGGCAATGAAATTGATTGCTGTGTTACTGTTCACTTTGTTCACAGTAACATTGCTGTCGTATACACGACAAAACACATCCGAAAAGCGGTCTTCCCTTCCGGATGTGTTCTATCCTGAATACTATTTGATCACTGATTACTTAAGTACTGCTCAATACCTGCCATAGCAGCTTCCTCATCCTCACCATTTGCAGATAAAGTAATTTCTTCCCCTGCATCAAGCCCAAGCGTCATCATACCCATAATGCTCTTTGCATTCACGCGCTTCTTTCCAATCTCTACATAAATCTCACTGTTGAACTGACTAGCTACCTGTACCAACTGTGCCACCGGACGCGCTTCCAGACCTGTGGATAAATTGATGGTGATTGGTTTTTTGATCATAATAATTCTCCTCCTTGTTTCTCCCGCAGTTCGTCAGCCATTGCACTCAGCTTTCTCAGTCTGTGATTGACTCCCGATTTGCCCACCTGCGGGCTTAACATCATTCCTAATTCTTTTAGTGTAGCTTCCGGATACTGCATCCGAAGTTCAGCAACCTGTGCAAGTCCTTCATTAAGCTGCTCAAATCCTATTTTCTGCCGGACCAGCTTAATATCCTCCATCTGCTTGACGGCTGCATTTACGGTTTTATTAATATTCGCAGTTTCACAGTTTACTTTTCTGTTTACTGAATTTCTCATTTCCTTCAGTATGCGGATGTTCTCCAGGTCCATCAATGCCACATTAGCTTCCATAACAGCAAGCATGTCAACAATCTGCGCACCTTCTTTCACATAGACCACATGTGATTTCTTACGCTGTACGATTTTGGCATCTACCGAAAAACTGCGGATGATCGTCTGTAGCTGCTCTGCTCTTTTTGCATCAGAACATACAATCTCAAAATGATACCCCTTCTCAGGATCACTGATTGAACCGGATGCTAAAAAAGCTCCCCTGATAAACGCCCGTTTGCAGCAATTCTGCTGTACCACCAGCATATCCGACAATACAAGCGTACCCTGGTCGATACTGTTCGTGACAAGCCGCAGTGCCTGAAAAATTACCTGGATTTCTTCGGGATCAGTTATTTCTATTGTATATACCTTCACCCGTTTCAGGTGACTGTTCTCACGTACAAATATCTTTGTTTCTATATTAAATGTTTTTTGCAATAATGTAAAGCACTTTCTTGCAACTGCTTCATTTTCCGTCTGGATTTTCAGTTTACTGTCCCCTGAAAAACATTCCATTTTCCCACAGGAACATAAAATCGCAGCCAATTCTGCCATTTTGCAATGTCTGGCCAATCCAATCTGTCTGGAAAGTTCTTCCTTCACCATCCCTGAAAAAGACATCTCTCCTTTATCATCCTTCCTGTTTTCTGACCAGTCGGTCTTTCTGTGCATCTCTGTGTTCCAGCCTGAATCCGTATTTTGTATTTCCAGACAATCTGGAATAAAGTTCTCTTGCCAGCGTGACGGAACGATGCTTGCCGCCTGTACATCCAATTGCGATCACCAGATTTGTCTTTCCCTCTTTCACATAATTCGGAA from the Blautia wexlerae DSM 19850 genome contains:
- a CDS encoding HPr family phosphocarrier protein, with product MIKKPITINLSTGLEARPVAQLVQVASQFNSEIYVEIGKKRVNAKSIMGMMTLGLDAGEEITLSANGEDEEAAMAGIEQYLSNQ
- the whiA gene encoding DNA-binding protein WhiA — its product is MSFSGMVKEELSRQIGLARHCKMAELAAILCSCGKMECFSGDSKLKIQTENEAVARKCFTLLQKTFNIETKIFVRENSHLKRVKVYTIEITDPEEIQVIFQALRLVTNSIDQGTLVLSDMLVVQQNCCKRAFIRGAFLASGSISDPEKGYHFEIVCSDAKRAEQLQTIIRSFSVDAKIVQRKKSHVVYVKEGAQIVDMLAVMEANVALMDLENIRILKEMRNSVNRKVNCETANINKTVNAAVKQMEDIKLVRQKIGFEQLNEGLAQVAELRMQYPEATLKELGMMLSPQVGKSGVNHRLRKLSAMADELREKQGGELL